The following DNA comes from Cellulophaga sp. HaHa_2_95.
GAGGTGTCATCATATTTCATATCCAGATAAGCTCTCGTAGCAGGTGACATAATTATTTTTGATCCTCTTGCAGCTGCTTCAGTTGCATTTTTCTTGGTGTTCCAATGTTGTGCAATACTGGTGCTATCTACATCCGCTTGCATAATTTCATCCCAGCCAATCATTTGCTTACCATGTTTTTGAACAATTTTTTCTACACGATTTACAAAAAGGATATAATCTTTCTTTTTAGTTACATGACTTTCATCTCCACCAATATGAAAATAAGGCCCTGGACTAAGTGCTGCTATTTCACGTACAACATCATCAATAAAAGCATAAACGGTATCCTTGTGCGCATCAAACGTACTAAAACCTACATGCGTACCTGTGTATGGCTTTAATGTTTTACCATTGCCGTTAAGAATTGGATATGCAACAGAAGCAGCATTGGTATGTCCAGGCATATCTACCTCGGGAATAATGGTCATATGATGCTTAGAGGCATAATTTACAATTTCAGTATACGCTTCTTGCGTATAAAAGCCACCTTTGCCACCGCCAACTTCTGTAGCACCAGAAACAGTAGTCAGTTTTGGCCATGATTTTATTTCAATACGCCATCCTTGATCATCCGTAAGGTGCAAGTGTAATTTGTTGATTTTATAATAGGCTAATACGTCTATGTATTTTTTTACATCAGTTACGCTAAAAAAATGCCTTGCAACATCTAGCATGGCACCTCGATATTCAAAATTAGGACTATCTATAATTTTCCCTGTGGGAATAAGCCACATGGGATGATCTGTGATGCTATCGTTACTTTTCTCTGGGATTATTTGGCGTAAGGTCTGCACACCTCTAAAAGCGCCCTCAGCAGTCTTAGAATTGATAATAATAGAATCTTTTGAAATGTATAATTGATAAGATTCTTTTGTTTCTAGCTCTAGACTGTCCGTTTGATTGATGTAAATAATACGATCTACCTGTGCTAAATCAGTAGTATTTACAGGAACTTTCAATGATGTTAAGGTTTCAATTTTCTCTGATAAAAAAGTACCTACTTCGGTAAATCCATTAAATGCTTGAGAAGTGTAAATTACGGTGTTCTGATCTAAGCCAAAGGCAGAATTTGTCGCAATAACTTTAGAAGGCTTCGGAATAATATTTTCTGCGGATAAATTTGTTTCAGGAAATACGAGCACAACTTTCTTCTTTTTCTCTGCACAGGATAGAGATACAATCGCTAAAGCGAATAAAGCTATTTTTAAAGCAAGAATCTTTTTTTTCATAAATAAACAACTAGCGTATTAGTCAATATAATCTTTAATAATAGAATGCCAGAGTTGATATCCTTTTTCATTCATGTGAAGGCCATCACTGATAAAAAGATCTTTTTTTAATTTCTTTCTCTCTAGCATGATGTCCCATACGTTTGCAAATTCTAAGTTGTCATTTTCTTCACAAAAACGTTTCAATTTTCTGTTTAATCGCTTATATTTTCCTTTATATTTCCATCTAGAAATACTTGGTTTAGGCGATATAATGACCACTTTAGTTGCACTATCATTTACTTTTATCGTCTCAATTAATTTTGAAAATGTTTCCAAAATTTCTTTAGATTTTTTTTTAGATGATATGTCATTATCTCCTTCGTAGATAAAGACTTTTTTAGGACGATACGTAAAAATAAGCTCTTTGGTATAGCCTAATAAATCGATAGTTTGAGACCCACCAAAACCAGTATTTAATACTTGATGGTTCGGAAAATCTTGATCTAAAGTTTTCCACATACGCACACTAGAACTGCCTGTAAACACAATGGTTTCTCTAGAAGAATCCCATAGCGAATCATATTTTTTAGAGATGGCTGTTACTTCATCTTTAAAATAAGCGTTGGGTTGCGCTATGCAAAATAGGGGAACTAAAAATAATACTAAAAATTTCACTTTAAATGCTTTAAGCTTCTAAGATAGCTTTTATCTGTGAAACCTTCAATTTAAAATACATTACAAGTAAGAACTTTTGTAATTCAAACGCAGCGAAATCATCTTGTAAAAATTCTTTTATTTAGTGTTACTATTCTATATATTTGGCATTAAATTAATCGGGATGTAGCGCAGTCCGGTAGCGTACACGGCTGGGGGCCGTGTGGTCGCAGGTTCAAATCCTGTCATCCCGACTGAATAAGAAAATGAATCGTGTTGCGGTTCATTTTTTGTATCCAAATGTATCACGAACAACGTTCGTGTAAGCGTTTGGATACAAAAAATGAGAAGGCATAAGCCTTCATTTTGATATTTTCAAAGAGGGTTTATTAGGATTCTGTAAATCCAGATTTTGTTCGTGTAAGCGTTTGGATACAAAAAATGAGAAGGCATAAGCCTTCATTTTGATATTTTCAAAGAGGGTTTATTAGGATTCTGCAAATCCAGATTTTGTTTTTGTAAGCGTTTGGATACAAAAAATGAGAAGGCATTAGCCTTCATTTTGATATTTTCAATGAGTGTTTATTAGGATTCTGCAAATCCAGATTTTGTTTTTGTAAGCGTTTGGATACAAAAAATGAGAAGGCATTAGCCTTCATTTTGATATTTTCAATGAGTGTTTATTAGGATTCTGTAAATCCAGATTTTGTTCGTGTAAGCGTTTGGATACAAAAAATGAGAAGGCATTAGCCTTCATTTTGATATTTTCAAAGAGGGT
Coding sequences within:
- a CDS encoding GDSL-type esterase/lipase family protein yields the protein MKFLVLFLVPLFCIAQPNAYFKDEVTAISKKYDSLWDSSRETIVFTGSSSVRMWKTLDQDFPNHQVLNTGFGGSQTIDLLGYTKELIFTYRPKKVFIYEGDNDISSKKKSKEILETFSKLIETIKVNDSATKVVIISPKPSISRWKYKGKYKRLNRKLKRFCEENDNLEFANVWDIMLERKKLKKDLFISDGLHMNEKGYQLWHSIIKDYID
- a CDS encoding family 20 glycosylhydrolase, whose translation is MKKKILALKIALFALAIVSLSCAEKKKKVVLVFPETNLSAENIIPKPSKVIATNSAFGLDQNTVIYTSQAFNGFTEVGTFLSEKIETLTSLKVPVNTTDLAQVDRIIYINQTDSLELETKESYQLYISKDSIIINSKTAEGAFRGVQTLRQIIPEKSNDSITDHPMWLIPTGKIIDSPNFEYRGAMLDVARHFFSVTDVKKYIDVLAYYKINKLHLHLTDDQGWRIEIKSWPKLTTVSGATEVGGGKGGFYTQEAYTEIVNYASKHHMTIIPEVDMPGHTNAASVAYPILNGNGKTLKPYTGTHVGFSTFDAHKDTVYAFIDDVVREIAALSPGPYFHIGGDESHVTKKKDYILFVNRVEKIVQKHGKQMIGWDEIMQADVDSTSIAQHWNTKKNATEAAARGSKIIMSPATRAYLDMKYDDTSIHGLDWAALIPVDTAYNWSPTTYIEDLKKEDILGVEAPLWSETISTIAELEYLAFPRIIGYAELGWTTDENRNWDDFKTRLANQTSYLNRMNVNYYPSTLIDWKKDVTETILKN